From a region of the uncultured Draconibacterium sp. genome:
- a CDS encoding DUF5995 family protein: MKPIENIDDVILILDSIIKESLKTGDTLGYFAVLYQKVTIKVKEEIQNNYFDDGPRMEKLDVVFAKRYIEAYFAWKNNKPVTQSWKIAFTEASNNNLLVIQHLLLGMNAHINLDLGIAAAEISEPNKIDELEEDFKRINEILASMVDEVQQGLSSIWPFLRKLLLWLGQADNLLVDFSMKIARNGAWKYAKEIASVEKTGWPNTIKIRDQKVADKTRLITDPGKVIRFLFQIIRWTERGTVSDKIQKLRR, from the coding sequence ATGAAACCAATCGAAAACATTGATGACGTTATCCTTATCCTGGATTCCATTATTAAAGAATCGTTGAAAACCGGCGACACGCTGGGTTATTTTGCCGTGCTCTATCAAAAGGTGACAATTAAGGTAAAAGAGGAAATTCAGAATAATTACTTTGATGATGGACCGCGAATGGAAAAACTCGATGTTGTTTTTGCCAAACGTTACATCGAAGCTTATTTTGCCTGGAAGAATAACAAGCCGGTAACACAATCGTGGAAGATTGCTTTTACTGAAGCCTCAAACAATAATCTGCTGGTGATTCAACACCTTTTACTGGGAATGAACGCCCATATTAATCTTGATCTTGGCATAGCTGCTGCTGAGATTTCGGAGCCAAATAAGATCGATGAGCTGGAAGAAGATTTTAAGCGAATTAATGAAATTCTTGCTTCAATGGTAGACGAAGTTCAACAAGGACTTTCTTCCATCTGGCCTTTTTTACGAAAACTGCTTTTGTGGCTTGGTCAGGCCGATAATTTGCTGGTTGATTTTAGTATGAAAATTGCCCGCAACGGAGCCTGGAAATATGCGAAAGAAATAGCTTCTGTTGAAAAAACTGGTTGGCCTAATACGATCAAAATCAGAGATCAGAAAGTAGCCGATAAAACCCGGCTGATTACCGACCCGGGAAAAGTGATCCGGTTTCTATTCCAAATCATTCGCTGGACAGAACGCGGAACAGTCAGCGATAAAATCCAAAAATTAAGGCGATGA